CAAACATGCTATCACTATATATTTCGATTGGTGATCAGTGACACCACACAGGTTTtacatttttctaatttttgcgCATTTAAAGCAAATATTTGTATCTTTGTTTTTAGTTGAATAGAAACATCAGGATTTACATTATAAAACCAAAGCTAATCGAAACCACCAACATTGTAGTTCTATgtcagccaaaaaaaaaaaaccaatacaTCTTTTTCATGTCTGTAGATTGATCCTTCATTGGGTGCTGCATACATGATTAACAAATTACAACCAACAATcaacttttaagaaaaaaaagcaaataaTCCGCAACAAGATGCAATATGTTAGTAGCcctttacttcttttttttctgcaTCTAAAAAGCgcataaccaaaccaaatttattttaaactaatcgTCAAAAAAAACTTGAACGACACACATGTGTTGAATTACAAGACCTTTGGAGGAATAACAATCACTCGGAAGATTACTAATCCGACTCTACAAATATCTGCAGTACAAATTTCCAACAACAGTTATTATCCAATTGTGAGGAATCAACAATATCATTGAtttcatatatgaaaaaatgtgGGAGTTGATGCTACCAATGAAAAAGATGGTAAGGAGTACACTAACCTCCATCTCTGGAACAAGCTCGTAGGTTTTCTTCTCTCTTGTGTCCAAGGCTGTGATCCCACCTATTTTCTGGACTCCCAGTTTGGAGGCGATCAGGTTCTGTAAATATTTACATACATTCGGTGTTAAAAGGCCCTTGAGATCATTTTGGAGATATTCAGTTTTGTCATACCAATTGGAAATCACTGGAGCCAAATGCCTCAAGCCTTGGTAACATCTGCAAGAGTTTCAACGGTGTGACTTTCTTTCGTCGtaccacacacacaaaaaaaagggTGCAACGGTGAAGCAAAAACACTTCAACTAGCAGTAATGTTAAGTTTGGGTTCAACCCATTGCATAGCCAGTGTGTGATTCATAGTTCTGCCACCGAACTGAACATGGAAGAGTGTAATCTAAACGACTAACAACATGGATTTATGATGACTTTATACTACAAAAGTTTGTAAATGCATTCAATAGGCAGACACAATAGGGGAAAATAATGTATAGATAGGATACCAGTTTCTGGAGACCGTTAATGGCAACCGGCTTCTCCATCTGTGATTCATCTTGCGACAGTGAAACCTCGAAGGGTCCCAACTGCCTATCAGTTTGGTTTGTGAGATTCAAGGATGCCTAAGGATATCATTATACGCTCAGTTTAAAACCAATGTATATTCAGATTCAATCTTTTGGGCACTAAAACATtagagaaagaacaaaaaacagTTATTTACCGAAAAAGGTCTATTCAAGTGTATAGTAGTTGGAACCTCCACAACTCTCATATTAATCTCTTTGCGGCTGACTGgctgagaagaaaaaaatgtgtTACAACAAAAGAAGTTTGTTAGATGAGATGAGAAGCTGAAGCATGAGCATACAGATGACGAGTACAAGGACATTCAGAGAATTTCATAAACGTGCTTTTATATGTGTTAGAAGTTTTCAGTTGCCGACATAATAGAGATAATGCATTAGTTTGTTTCCACTATAATGATTTCTTTTTTATCAAGCAAACGATCTCAGATATGTAGAGCAAGGTGGTGAGTATAATACTGCTATATAATGATACCAATGCAAAGCGATTTTCCTAGCTGTTCTAATTGGCACCAATCTAA
The sequence above is drawn from the Brassica napus cultivar Da-Ae unplaced genomic scaffold, Da-Ae ScsIHWf_2798;HRSCAF=3572, whole genome shotgun sequence genome and encodes:
- the LOC125602318 gene encoding trafficking protein particle complex subunit 13-like, with the translated sequence MDQVDFEPAKQWTALRLHDPSSQHPPSSDLGGIIPNPPVIIRSGGGIHNYLYKLVPSADVSGQTKFQGSSILGKFQITWRTNLGEPGRLQTQQILGAPVSRKEINMRVVEVPTTIHLNRPFSASLNLTNQTDRQLGPFEVSLSQDESQMEKPVAINGLQKLMLPRLEAFGSSDFQLNLIASKLGVQKIGGITALDTREKKTYELVPEMEIFVESD